The Heterodontus francisci isolate sHetFra1 chromosome 12, sHetFra1.hap1, whole genome shotgun sequence genome includes the window acagggtcactttccacagagtcactttctacagagtcactttgcacagtcactttctacagagtcactttctacggagtcactttccacagagtcactttcgacagggtcactttccacagagtcactttctacagggtcactttccacagagtcactttccacagagtcactttctacagagtcattttctacagtcactttccacagagtcaccttccacagagtcacttcccacagagtcactttccacagagtctctttccacagagtcactttccacagcgtcactttctacagtctctttccacagagtcactttccacagagtcactttcgacagagtcactttccacagagtcactttccacagagtcactttccacagagtcactttccttagggtcactttctacagagtcactttccacagagtcactttccacagagtcactttctacagagtcactttctacagtcactttccgcagagtcatcttcgacagggtcactttccacagagtcactttctacagagtcactttccacagagtcactttccacagagtcactttccatagcctctttccacagattcactttccacagagtcactttctacaggatcaccttccacagggtcactttccacagattcactttccacagcatctctttctacagagtcactttccacaggatcactttccacaggatcactttccactgagtcactttctacagattcattttccacaggatcactttccacagggtcactttccacagagtcactttgcacagggtccctttctacagagtcactttccacagggtcactttccacagagtcactttccatagTGTCACTCTCCGCAggatcactttccacagagtcactcgcCACAGTGTCACTCTccacaggatcactctccacaggttcactttccacagagtcactctccacagggtcactttccacagagtcactctgtccagaatcactctccacagagtcactttctacagggtcactttccactgagtcactCTCGACAGagtcactctccacagagtcactcTCCACTGGgtcactttccgcagagtcacTCTCTACAGGGTCTCTTTCCACAcggtcactttctgcagagtcactctCCACCGAGTCACTCTCCACAGGGTCACCTTCCACAGAGTCTctctccacagggtcactttctgcagagtcactttccacagggtcaccttctgcagagtcactttccacagagtcactttccacagagtcactttccacagagtcactttccacagggtcactttctacagagtcactttccacagagtcactttccacagggtcactttctacagagtcactttccacagagtcactttccacagattcactttctacagagtcactttccgcagaCTCACTTTCttaagagtcactttccacagagtcactttccacagagtcactttctacagtcacttttcacagagtcactttccacagagtcactttctacagtcactttccacagagtcactttccttagggtcactttctacagagtcactttctgcagagtcaaattctacagagtcactttcgacagagtcactttccacagagtcactttccacagagtcactttctacagagtcactttgcacagtcactttctacagagtcactttctacagagtcactttccacagagtcactttcgacagggtcactttctagagagtcactttccacagagtcactttccacagagtcactttgcacagtcactttctacagagtcactttctacggagtcactttccacagagtcactttcgacagggtcactttccacagagtcactttctacagggtcactttccacagagtcactttccacagagtcactttctacagagtcattttctacagtcactttccacagagtcaccttccacagagtcacttcccacagagtcactttccacagagtctctttccacagagtcactttccacagcgtcactttctacagtctctttccacagagtcactttccactgagtcactttcgacagagtcactttccacagagtcactttccacagagtcactttccttagggtcactttctacagagtcactttccacagagtcactttccacagagtcactttctacagagtcactttctacagtcactttccacagagtcatcttcgacagggtcactttccacagagtcactttctacagagtcactttccacagagtcactttccacagagtcactttccatagcctctttccacagattcactttccacagagtcactttctacaggatcaccttccacagggtcactttccacagattcactttccacagcgtctctttctacagagtcactttccacaggatcactttccacaggatcactttccactgagtcactttctacagattcattttccacaggatcactttccacagggtcactttccacagagtcactttgcacagggtcactttctacagagtcactttccacagggtcactttccacagagtcactttccatagTGTCACTCTCCGCAggatcactttccacagagtcactctcCACAGTGTCACTCTccgcaggatcactctccacaggttcactttccacagagtcactctccacagggtcactttccacagagtcactctgtccagaatcactctccacagagtcactttctacagggtcactttccactgagtcactCTCGACAGagtcactctccacagagtcactcTCCACTGGATCACTTTCCGCAGAGTCACTctctacagggtcactttccacacggtcactttctgcagagtcactctCCACCGAGTCACTCTCCACAGGGTCACCTTCCACAGAGTCTctctccacagggtcactctccacagggtcactttccacagagtcactctccacagggtctctttccacagggtcactttccgcagagtcactttccacagggtccctttccacagggtcactttcctcAGAGTCACTCGTTCAATCTCCATAGGGTTTGTCTCCACAGAGTTACTCTCACCAGGGTCACTCTgcacagggtcactctccacacTTTCCCCATATCACTATCTGCATGGTCATCCTCTTCAGGGTCACTCTCTCCATGGTTAGGCTCCACAGGGGAAATCTCCACATGATCATTCACCACAGGATCATTCTTCACAGGGTTACTCTCCACAGGGTCACTGTCTACATGGTCACTCTCCAGTGGATCACTCTCCCCTGAGTCACTCTGAATAGGGTAACTCGGTATGGGGTGACTCttcaattcgctaccacagaaagctgttgaggtcaaaacattgtatgttttcaagaaggagttagatatagctcttgggtctacagggatcaaagggtatggggcgaaagcgggaacaggttactgaggtggatgatcatccatgatcataatgaatggcggtgcaggctcgaagggctaaatggcctactcctgctcctattttctatgtttctatgggtcaCTGTCCACAGGTTCACTCACTACAAAATCAGTATCCTCAGTGTCACTCTCCACAGTGTCACTCTATACAGTGTCACTTTCCACAAAACGACTATCCTCAGGGACTCTCTCCACATAGTCACTCACCACAGGGTTACTCTATAAGTGTCACTCTCTAAAGGGTCAGTCTTCAAAAGTTTACCCTCTACATGGTCTCTGCAGGAACACACTTCACAAGGGGCTGGAGTTCATCaccgatgccgagaatggcattttaatttaagTTGtgttttatttatctggttttcgaAACTTgtttatttaaaatgtatataagggggcctggggaataaaggccccctcaacaaaaatatataaaagggacctggggtataaaggtttcagtaaaaaaaaaaaacagggctaGATTCTGAGTGAAGCTCCctgtacattgtcccatcaaacactcccaggacagttacagcacAGGGCTAGATTCAGAATAAAGTTCCCCCTTCACTGTTGCCATCAAATATTCCAAGAGTCAGATCGTGTACCTACCCTGTATCTTAACcggtacctgtcctggaagtatcTGGTTCTCACATTGAGGTCCTGAAATGAAAGGTTATACCTGTCTGAGTTCAAACATTCTTCCCTTTGACAAATACAACAATTAACATAAACAAAGTTTTTTATGATTTTTCTTCAGTGGCTGATGATTGCTTTAATAAACACAAAATTTCCACATTGAAGGTTGTGTCTTTTCCAGCAGATAATTaaaaatggaattccaaaagaaaaaaaaacagggttagatacagagtaaagctccctctacactgtcccccatcaaacactcccagggcaggtacagcacggggttagataaaaaaagaaaaaacagggttagatacagagtaaagctccctctacactgtcccccatcaaacactcccaggacaggtacagcacggggttagataaaaaaaaacgggttagataaaaaaaaacgggttagataaaaaaaaaagaaaaaaaaaaacagggttagatacagagtaaagctccctctacattgtcccatcaaacactgccaggacaggtacagcacagggttggctGCTGGCTAAGTGGAgtattgactgctgattgcagcaacgagtctcagctgacagtgctggtggcagttggaggttgcagaggtggagagaggagctacactgagcaagggagagcagctacaactAAGCAGAGGTGAAACTTTAACAAcaatctccattaaagagaaggaaGAGAcatttttttggaaacaaggctttgtctggaggtgggtgctgaacaccagtaatttactttggactgttgggggaggaacaagtggctggaacaacaaggggtggggctgccaattcaacaggaatctgtgctgctgcaaaagcacacagggaagctccctccccaccccaattgccaagcctggtcagctgaagctgcccagctaaacagacggaaggggatagatagtgcctgggcagcttcagctgacccaggtgaagacgactcccccaaccagaagaccggaagaccaagttcaaagactgttttaagtgtgctgtgagcaccacctccagaaagcaagtcatcccttacctCTATtacctctcctctattacctcagcctctccactaacctgttgtttgtttgcttgtctttaatacatattcaatattttcagtGAATCCCTGGTATTTGGTGTAcaagcccacaatttggggtgggtttagttcttagacccatggcaagcccttcatcaccggtggcggggccctctactacctatgcagctgcagcttctgtggctgcccacgtggccccgtcaccctttaaattaataacatccagccatggggtgaagagctatccccaccccaacatgtctattgaggcctgcgtaaaggcaatggccgaggttgtcggcccctcggccattgttgcggcctcaaagatgtatgggaaggctgtgttctttttgaggaccgagcgggcggtgtccctggccctgagtaaggggctcgctgtgggggggaccttcctgccagtggaccctctgggggccactgcgcatcggataatgttgtccaacgtcccacccttcattcccagtgagctcctcctcctccacctgcaccatctgggggaggtgaggtcggggatcaccccagtccggcacagcctccaacatgtctactccttccgccgccagttagttatgcagctggcgcgggaggaggacacggagggccaattttatgtggagttccaggggacggcctaccacgtcttttggacctcggacggggcgcggtgccacgtctgcaagggggtggggcatgttcggaagaactgccccaacctcccggccgccagctccacctcggcggcccagagtggttccacagcacctcctcccactccacccacacttccaatagacaccgctcagtcggttccggaggctgtggttttcacagcctccggtggggaggggagcgtccgtccgagcggaaggaagacgcggggaaaaaagaaacatcatgaggcgcgtcccctggacactttgactcaacctgagcctgagctcagcccaaagcccattcccatggaatccacctgtcacagggctgggctcaggcccagggtgactaaaaaggaaaaaaagggtgcggaggcggaggcctctgatgacatggaggtctctgagcctccgcgccctagtgggaaaaagaggagaaggcacccctccacagaaataacacagggccctgaggtgctgggcccatctgttggaggggagctgtctcctgtttcggatcctcaggttccccctaccgccaccaccaaggctgcaaagtccgggcaggagctccctattccttcaggatggaggggaggggaaggccccagtacatgaggcccctcctgaaggagtaagtggggccctgcttgtggtgggggagcctgggaacgcctcccattccgccactgctactgggtcgggtgccctgaatgaaggggagggcgacgccccagagggtgAGCCCTCCcagccagagtccaccaccaaccaggagacacctgacccggtgaaaactgagaatgctgccccatttgctggacctgtgggtgctggcggagcgggagatggcctcctctctccacctccggtctcggctccggctggatttccggagtcgggatcttatgtctcccctggaccactcgttggcctggggacggaggtggagggggttcctgggctgctggcgcccacaggctccagttttacaatagaacctagagaggactcctccgccatcgatcctggcggtgggatcgtgacggaggcgggaccagctggcgcggccgggacatccgccccacagtgtgtggtggatgtgtcggctgctggcggtgacgacccggaggaggatggggattcactgtggggcacggaggatgatcttgattccatcgccagtgaggtggtggagtccctcgtgcctcccaccgaatctcctctcatccccacggcggaactccgggatttcctcgcggtttgcaggggctgccgcaataaagtttagctggccctcgaccgctggtcgaatctggcgctgatcatccagtccgtccgtgctgccctgaagataacgggcaagcgcgcgtgcgtgaaactggttgagaggcgccgttttaatatgttcctcaatgggttgctgggggagtggaaggccaggtgcacttccactccctcctcacagtgagctgttggtgacgggttttaagtacctttgacatgaagataaccatagccagcctcaacatcaacggcagcagggggtctcaccgcagatttcacaatctctcagtccttagggaagggagatacgcggtgagctttctgcaggaaacccacaccgttccgggagacgaagccacctggctcctggagtggcagggtggggtctacatgagtcacctcacccctatttctagtggggtggctatcttgttggccccgacttttcagccggagatcttgggggtcaaggacctagtgccgggccgcttgctccacctcgccgtttgcctgggtagcgtgccgctccactttgtgaacatgtatgcgcccaggcccggcgcgttgcaagcgcgcttctttgaagaagtgtctgctctcttgagctccatcgaaagCGGCGAGTGCACCATCCTCGGGGGGgagtttaactgcaccctcgaggtgggagatcgctccggtccccagcgcggccaagcgtcggtggagaagatgaggggactgatcagctcccttaacttggtggacgtctggcggaatctccatcccaactccagcgctttcacgtggaggtctggaggaggagggtcgcgaatcgaccgcctctacatttcgcaggcgtacgcctcccgcgtctcggcggcctccatgtggctggtgccgtgctcggaccaccgcttggtgtgggcggagttcactcctctccgcacgtgggcggggtctgcgtactggcacattaaacaaccggctgctggaggacgagtgatttcgggactcgttctgtcgattctgggccgactggagaaggaagcaggggggcttctcctccttgaggctatggtgggatgtgggcaagactcacatccgcgtcttctgtcaggagtacgcgaaggggtcgaccaagaggcgggaagccgagatcgggcgccttgagagggaggtgctcgacttggagtcccgcctcggtcatgccgttgtggacccggccctgtgacaggcgtacaaagagaagaagggcgcgctgagggacctgcagctcatagtgtcccgaggcgcatacgtgaggtcgcggatccagatcctggaagatttggactgcgcctcgcccttcttctactcgctggaaaagtgGCGGGGGgtctgtaagcagctcgttgagctgctggccgacgatggatcctccatcacggatctggagggaatgggcctcctggtccgtacttattacagtgcgttgttctctccggatccgtccagcgaggatgcgcgcagagttttgtgggaggacctgccgcaggtcagcccggagggcgccgaaggattggaggctccgctcacattggcggagctgactggcgccctccaccagctctcaaggggcaaatccccagggctggatgggttgaccgtggagttcctcagggcgttctgggacgtcctgggtgacgattacgcgcaggtcctgggggaaagcctggcgaccggggagatgcccctctcgtggcgcagggcggtcatcgtcctgctgccgaagaggggcgatctccgcctgcttaaaaactggcgtccggtctccctcctcagcacggattataagatatttgcccgggctatgtctacccgcctgggctccgtgctggcccacatgatccaccccgaccagtcctacacggtcccgggccggtccatccaggacaacatccacctggtccgggacctgatccatctttcccagaggactggtcagtcggtcgcctttctctccctcgatcaggagaaggcgttcgacagggtggatcacgattaccttttcgggactctgcgcgctttcggactcgggccgcattttgtggcccgggtccgacttttatacgccgccgcagagtgtctagtcaaagttaacaggtccttgacggcgccccttcgctttgggagaggagtgcgtcaggggtgccccatgtccggccaattgtataccatctgcgtggagcccttcctgtgcctgcttcgcaggaggttgacgggattggctctgcgcgagccggccatgcgggtcgtcctctcggcttacgccgacgacgtgctcctcgcaatcacagatcccgttgacttgcggaggaagcttgactgccagcagaccttttctgccgcgtcctccgcgaggatcaattgggagaaatgttccggactcctggttggtcagtggcgggtggactctctgccggaggagatgacaccttttgcgtggagcaccacgcacctcctctatctgcctctatccaccttagccccgctgaggaagcctggccggcaaactggcaggagttggaggcgaaagtcaccgctcggctgggacgctggacaggactgctccgagtgctttcctacaggggccgagcgttggtcataaaccaactggtggcctccatgttgtggtaccggttggtcactttgggccccccccccctgtatttgccaccaagatccagaagaaactcgtcgatttcttctggggcaagaggaaacactgggtctctgccgcggtcctgagtctcccgatcgaggagggcggtcagtcgctggtgtgcgtccgcacccaggctgcgactctccgccttcggaccctgcagagatacttgtacgtcgagcgtcctcccagatggtgtgcgctgacgacgtattttttccgccagtgtcactgccttcaagacgacacgcagctcccggtggagtccgttagccgcgcctctctgagggagttgcctgtcttttaccgggatctattccgagtctggaacatggtcgcctccagtcagggcgctcccccgccggcggaggagagcgcctcggctgtctgggcggccgactccggggatggtccggcgggcggaggagtagccgaaacacctgggacgcccctcactgcgggtggcgagggggctcgggagtgtggagcgATCCCGGGCGagatgacccccgctcggccggaactgcccaggccccgaaaccctcctcgggagccgatcccgcacaacccgagccgcctctcggaaatgccctccgtgccattccaatcggcgcggaggggtttcctgtacgggctactcctgcacactctgcacttcctcgcccttgtcaaCCGGCCGGACACACCCTGGCGGTCCGCGCTGCCATCTGgctgcgaggggaaaccccgatggaggtctctctatgcgggagtcttccccctttacatcggggacctgggatggagggtgctg containing:
- the LOC137375679 gene encoding uncharacterized protein, which encodes MRHATEKSGPVASGPVEDELTEHDPMGIDPVVSDPVESQSVESDPVENDPMETDFVEIYSALHEPVDLNVRTRYFQDRYRLRYRSDSGESDPLESDHVDSDPVESNPVKNDPVVNDHVEISPVEPNHGESDPEEDDHADSDMGKVDPVERDPVESDSAESDPVERDPVESDSVESDPVESDPVERDSVEGDPVESDSVESDSAESDRVESDPVESDSAESDPVESDSVESDSVESDSVESDPVESDSVESDSGQSDSVESDPVESDSVESEPVESDPAESDTVESDSVESDPAESDTMESDSVESDPVESDSVESDPVQKGDPVESDSAESDPVERDSVEGDPVESDSVESDSAESDRVERDPVESDSAESDPVESDSVESDSVESDSVESDPVESDSVESDSGQSDSVESDPVESDSVESEPVESDPVESDTVASDSVESDPAESDTMESDSVESDPVESDSVERDPVQKSEPVESDSVERDSVEIDSMENVSVESDCRK